The nucleotide sequence TTCCTTAAAATGTGCGAGTTCCAGCTGTTTGCTGTCGATATAGTCAGGAACAGCCTGATACGCTTCGTATACGGTTTCTGGTTGGATAAACTCACCATGCAGTTGAATGCCAGCTGCATACATTTTTCTGTAAAATCTGGCTAACTCTAACGAGTTGCCTGGTTGTTTAAGTTTTTCAACGATGGTTTCTGGTTTTACCTGATCATGATCCAGTAATCTTTCTTTCTGGCAGAGTTCACCCATAAACCAGTTCAGTTCTTTTTCTGCTTTTGCGTCTTCATAGGCGGTTATCACGGAATTGGGAGAGACCAATTCACCATTCAGTTTGATTTCCTCCAGGCATAAGTCCTTTAGGAATCGGGCTTTAATTTCCCGTGTACTGGTATGCTCTCCCAGCTCTTTGATGACCATTTCGGGCGTTACAAGTTGTCCGTTCAACGGCATTTTTGCGAGGCATAACTTAGCGTGAAATATGATTTGAGACTGAGGACTTTGCTGATAGAACTGTTCCACCGAGTCGCCTGTCACAGGGCCGTTTTTCAATGGAATTCCATTCAGGCACAGCATTTCAAGAAAACGCCCCTGTGCTTCACTGTCCAGTGATTTTTTATACTCTGCTACTACCTGGTCTGCTGATATGGATTTTGACCACAGTGGAAACGCCCCCCAGAACAGTGACTCAAGAAAACGGGCCTTCATCACAGCAGTGCCCTTCTGTTCTATCATCTCCATCACGCTTTCAGGGGTGACAGGATTGCCGTTAACGGGTATCCGGTTCAGGCACAGGAATGAATAAAAGTATGCCAGCTCTTTTATTCCCTGGGCTCTTTCAAGTACCGATATGACGTATTCTGCCGTGACGGGTCTGCCATTCAGCAGACGGTTATGAAAAAACAGGCTTTGTAGAAAAACGCCTTTTGCCAAAGTGCATTTTCTTTGATTCGGAGACTTGTCGTACTCCTCCACAACCATCAGTGCGGTAACGGGGCCACCGTAAATCGTTCTACCCTCTTCGTACAGTTCCCTCAGTAAGGAGGCTCGCCTGTAGCTGGTTTTATCACTGAGTTGTCGTTCATATTTTTGCTCAGGGGTCTCAGCTTCTGGCTGAGTTTCAGAATGGTCACGTTGACGGTTGGCAGAGGGGGTGGTGAGTTTTTTGGGTCGACAAACAAAGGCTGAAAAGACTTTTGGTTCATGTTCAGATGTGCTTCTGGCCTGGTGGAATGATGGGGTGATATCTTCGTAGGGTCTGGCTTTTTCTAGGAACTGGTCTATCTCTCTATCGGCGTCCACACGTGTATATTCGTCCAGCACCATCTGTGACGTTACAGGGCCTGACTCCAGAGGAATTTTATTCAGGAATAATCCCTCAAGGAATTTACCTTTTACGTAGGGCGACTTTATCGGTGCCAGCAGTGACATGACCTTTTCGGGTTTGACAGGCTCACCGTGCACTCTGATTCCCTGAAGGCAGAGGTTTCTGTAAAAGTACGCAATTTCCTCCGATGCTTTTGCCATTTTAAACACGGATAAAACATCCTCGGGGGGCACCGGATGACCGTTAAGCGTGTGATTGTTGAAAAATAGTTTCCTCAGGAAGACGCCTTTTTGCAGGACGCATTTTGTCTGGTTAGGAGATTTGTCAAACTCCTCTATTACCTGTTCTGCCGTAACGGGTTTGTTGAACAAGGTTTTGTTTTGAAAATACAAGTCACCCAGAAAGCAGGCCATTCTTAAATGGGTAGTATCATTGCTCAACCGTTCGTGTTTTTGCTCAGGGGTTTCTACGCTACTGCTGGAAGCTTGTTGCCTGGTGCTTCGGGTAGCTATAGAAGCTTCCCGCCTCCCGGAGTGACTGCTAGCCGTTTGAGAGGCTGGCATTGATGTTGTTGTCCGCCCACGGAAATGGCTTCTTCTTCCTCTGGAGCGATCACGCATGCCCTGGTAGTTCTGGTTTTCGCTACGATCATGAAGAGAGGGGGGCGAACCAGACAAACCAAAGTGACTGTTACGACTAGTAGTAGAATCCATTCCTGAAACTTCCTTCTAATTGGTTATTAGGGTGGTGGTATGAATGCCAATCTTTCTTGCGTTATTTAGAACTGAGACAGGATAAAGAGCCAGAGGTTCCTTCCAGAGTGCTGAGGTCGGGCGGCGCCAGCCCGGTATGGAAGTCAGCAAAGCAGATAACACCCTATACATCGTTTTGAATGTAAGGGGAAACATAGTCTGAGACCACGGACAGCTCCAGTGAGACACGGGTATACCTGCATAGCTCAGGGTATAAGTGGTTGGAAGGGTCAGCAATCACGCCTGAAACTGCTCCGGAAGCTGGTTGCCGGGTCTGAAGGGATGCCTGAGCCCAGGTCATAAACGTCCCAGCCCATTGATGAAAGCTGGGTTAACAGGGGACGTTCGACATCCTTGTATTCACTCATGAAAAACAACCAGTAACAATTGAGGATAGGCAACATAAATAAGCAGCAGCTTGAAGCCTGTGCCCGTGAGGCAGCCAAATCCATTAAAATTGAAAATTAAAGTGACCTAAACGACTTCCGCCAAGTTTACAGGGTTGCATCCGTGATTCCAGTCCCGCGAACCAACTGAGCAACGGGCACATTACAGGGTGGCATCATTCTCTGAGTAATGAATACCTTCAGCTCTTCTGAATACCGAGCCATTGATTAATCTCAGGCCATCCACTGGCTGAGGTAATCCATCTTATTGCTGCATATTCGAACAGTAAAAAGCCTTTTCAGATCATAGAGTAACCATCACTGAATTCCCTTCTACAACTCGAAACCAGATATAAGTACAATTGTTCCGTTTATAAAATCCGACTTCCGAGCTACCGAGGCCCATGCTCCGCCACGTCAATAACAGACCATGGTACACCTCCGGGCGGTAGCGTAAGTTATCAACAAGAAGATTATCACTCTATCCACCTTCCGCTAAGCCGTTGGCTTGGGGTCAAAAGCACTGTTGAAAACGGGCCATCTCAAACCGGTGGAAGAAGGTCATTTCAAAGCGTTGTTAACACAAGCCTCCATACCGATCAGAGCTGGTGGTAATTTGGCTACTTAAGGTATCAGTTGCTGGCGTTTTAGCGTTTTACGAATGACGATTTTGCCCTTCCGGTTAACACCATGCAGGCTGAACACATTTTTGGCCAGATCGATACCGAAGGTTAATGTATTCATGAGCTTCTCCTAATGGAATATGTCGCTGGCTACACCAGTCTGGCATTATTTGCCAAAAGTGAGAGGAGCCCATTTCATTCGTTATGTGCTCTTCATATAGGCCAGTAGGACAGCAGGCCAGATTCTTTTAAAATGAATTTTTACCACTCCTGTCTCATTGAATATACTCATGAAAATTCTTTACATATCGGCTCAAATATGAAAATTTTGCGCATAGTGTGTATGCGTGTGTATACTTTTTTATATGCAAGTTTAGGGAGGTCGAATGACTTCGGGCGAACTAAGAAAAGAGCTTGAAGCCAATGGCTGCAAGTTCTTAAGGCAAGGTAAAGGTTCTCATGAGATATGGTTGACATCCTCCCCGCCCTGAAGGACGGGGATTCCTGTTAGTCACCTAACAGGTTCCTGTTTCACAGTTCGTTGCTCAGGGAACAGCTTGGTTATCGCATAAAAGTTCCACAGTGGGAACTTTTACGGTGACGAGCCAACCCATGTTCCCCAAGTCTCACACGAACTCCGCAGGCTTAACATTCCTCTAGCCCAGAGGTAGGTCTGCAAGAGACAAGAAGAAAATAGTGCATAGGCTTGCTCTACGCAAGCCACACTTACATCCCCGCACTAAAAGTACGGGGTTTTACGTGGATTCGATAAATAAGGAAGGGAAAAGAACCTCTGTTCCTCATCCGAAAAAGAAACTTGGGAAGGGGCTTGTAAGAAAGTTGCTGGCATGGGCGGGGGAGTGATCTCTTCCCCCCTTCAGCAACGATAAAGAAGTTAACTGACCTCCGGCATAGCCGGAGGCTTATCAGATTACGCCCTCTAAGGGCTTTTATTGCGCCCAAGGGCGCTTACCAGTCAAGATCATACTGATCTCTATTTCCATCATTCTTTTCTTGATCTCGGATATATGCCCGAACCACTTCTTCATCAAGTCCTACTGTTGAGACAAAGTAACCTCTTGCCCAAAAATGCTCTCCGTTAAAGTTACGCTGCTTGCCTTTGAAATTTTTCGCAATCTCTATTGCACACTTTCCTTTCAGATATCCAACGACATGAGATACCGGATATTTGGGTGGAATACTGATGCACATGTGAACATGATCAGACATCAAATGCCCTTCGAGAATTTTGCAGCCTTTCCTTCTGGCAAGCTCATGAAATATTTCTCCGAGAAACTTTCTCAAATTCCCATAGATTACCTTTCGTCTTCTCTTTGGGATAAAGACAATATGGTACTTACAATCCCAACGCGTATGAGCCAAACTCTTGTAGTCTCTCATTGGTTTTACCTTCAATTTTCTTGGTCGGAAACTGAAGGTTAGCTACTGTCGCTACGGTTAAACCTATGAGAGTCTCCCCGGCATAGCCGGGGGTTTATCAGTGTTAATTATATTAATGTGAGGCGAGGCAAGACATGTTATTTAACCTAAATTCATCAGTTGAGAGCTAACCCACCGCTCTCGGCTGATGCAGTGTTAAGCATTAAGCTGGAAGACTCAGTCTGGCTTCAACTTGAATTTATTAACCTTACCGGAGTAATAACTTGGCCTTTTGTTAAAAATTTCGATACTGAACGAGTTAAAATACGACACCAGATATCAATTGGATTCAACTGCGTCGCAATTTCCTTAATTGAATCAAAAAAATCACACAATCCTTCCTGCATTTTTTGTATCTTCTGCATTAAATTATGCTGACTGGTAATCATTATTTTTTTCTGCCGACCACTCTCTGTCAGTTTGCCAATTGCACTCATTAACAATGGCCTGCTGGTGATAGATTCTTTATGCGAATCAGGGTTGCTTAATCTCACAAATAAAGTCCACCAGTTGTAAGCTAATGCCACCATCCTTGATATAAAGCGACATCGCTTTAAGTCATTGGTTGTATAGCCTCCCCAGCCCCATTGGTTTTTGATCTCATCAAAATTGTTTTCACAGTCAGCTCTATCTCTGTAATGATTTATAATCGACACAACACCATCATCAAGACTTGTGGCTAATACTGAATATTCGAAGAGCTTAATGTTTTCAGGATCTTCAACAAAGGCAATCTCTTTTTGCTTTTTCTTATTTTCTTTTTCCAGCAAAAGTGAATCACCAGACAATCGCCTTCGGACAATAACAATTCGCCTTGGTTTTTGCCAACCATCCAGTCTTAATTCAGACTCTTTACCTTCCCAATGCCTGTCGTAGCGCTGCCAGCCTCCGCTACAGTGCGCATGGTGTATAGCTTTCTTGGTATTAGGGGTCTTTTTGATTTTGAACAAATAGCCACACCCTGATTGTTCAAGCTCCGTCATAACTCGGTCGCTTCCCCAATCACAATCACCCCGAACAAATTCAGGCCAGCACTCTCTCGGAAGGCGGTTCAATAAATCCATTAGGCCTGGTAATGAGTGTTTACTATTTCCTTTGTCACCTGGTTGAACTTCAACATCAAGAACCAGCTTTAAATTAGCCATCATGTAAGAGTGATAGGTATGAGAGGGTCGTCCTTTTTTATGGGGATTATATCCCTTCTCTGCACCCTCTTGGCTACCGTAAATGGTTTTAATCGTAACATCTACATCCAAAATCCACGGTATTTTTAATAAAGGTTCATAGCATTCTTGTAAGTGGTATTGCAGCCACTCGACACCTTTTTGCTCATCTATTTTAAGTAATCCTCGCCGGGCAGAGTCATCGCTGACAACTTTCGTCATACCAAGCAATTTAGAATTGACACCATCTCCAGTTAATGTAGCGATATGAGCGTAACGCTTATGCCCTGAAAGTATTGAAAGAAAAAGAGAGCCAATTACATCGACTTTTTTGGGAGCGTTATTGCTTTTGTAGACCAATGGACAATCTTCTACCCAAGGCTCGAACCGATAGCCAGTTTTTAAAAATTGAATAAAAAATGCAAGCTGACCCATTGGGGTGACTGAAGCCCCAGGCTCCCACTCAACATGAACTTTACCTTCAAATGTGTCAACTTCAAGAGTGGTTGGAGCAACCTGTTTGCTGAGCTCTTTGGGCTCACCCTTTGGGTGAATGGGTTCTGGTGGTAGTAACATACTGTAACCCTCTTTGCAGAAGGGTTTACAGTTTAGTCGGTATTTTCAACTGATGATTTTAGGTTTAAAATTGGTATAGAGAAAACAGAGGACAATGATACTGCCTATGGCATTGTAATTCCTGCTCTGTGCAATGATAAATACTCAGCCTATTCCGCATCTGATGAGTTTGACGATATTGTAAAAAATGCAAAAGATGCTGCATTTACTGTAATGGAAGAGATGGCTCTTAACGAAGAGTTGGATTTATCTCAAATTTCATTATTAAACAAACCTGAATTCGTATCATAAGTGCATAACCTCTGTAACCAGAGGATTGTTTCAGAACCTTTGAAGTGAATCAGAACTCAGGGGTATTCTGTAAAGCAACCAAACCATACAGAGGAAGCCAAGGATGGCCTATACACACCTGAGCTCTGAAGAGAGATATTATATCGAAACTGAACTCAAAAATGGGACTTCACAAAACAAAATTGCTAAAAAGCTTGGCCGTTCACAGCCTACCGTGTCGCGAGAAGTAAACCGCAATAAAGGGCAAAGAGGGTACAGGCACCAACAGGCTAATCGCACAGCTCGGCAGCGGCACAAAGATAAGCCAAAAGCTATTAAGCTGACAGACGACATTAAACAACGTATTTCAAACGATATCCGTTCAGATTGGAGTCCTGAACAAGTGGCTGGAAGGCTTGAAAAGGACGGTGTAATCAAGCTGCATCATGAGACGATTTATCAATTTGTAGCGGATGATAAACGGCGCGGAGGCTCGCTCTATAAGCACTTGAGGCACCAGAAAAAAACTTATCGAAAGCGATACGGTTCAGCTCATAACCGAACCGGTATACCAAATCGGGTTGGCATTGAAGAACGCCCCGAAGTGGTCAACAACAGAGAGCGAGTTGGTGACTGGGAAGCTGATACTGTAATAGGTAAAAATCATAAAGGAGCCATCGCTACATTAGATGAACGAAAAACCAAGCTTCGCCTTGCTGTCCCTCTACCAGGCAAGAAGGCAAAAGCGGTTAAACAGGGAATAATTGACGTACTCAAGCCTCTGAAAAGGTTTGTAAAGACAATAACATACGACAATGGAAAGGAGTTTGTTCAGCATGAATCAATTGCCAAAGCTTTAAAATGTGACAGCTACTTTGCTGCCCCCTACCATTCTTGGGAAAGAGGCCAGAATGAGAATGCTAATGGTTTGCTAAGGCAGTATTTCCCCAAGTCGATGGAGCTTAATGGCGTGACAGAAAAAGATGTCATCATTGCAGTGGATAAGCTGAACAACAGGCCAAGAAAGTGCCTGGGCTACAAGACTCCTTATGAGGCATTTAAAGAGTCAACTGGAATAGATGCAAGAAAAGTCATGGGTTATGCACTTATGACTTGAATTCAGGAAACAGGATTATACAAAAAATCCTGATTACCAAGATTTTATCGAATGGGCTTTTATAGATATTGAAATAGATGAGGTATTAGGTAGACAAAAGAGAATCAATGTGAGTATGTCTGATCTTCTTATTGCTCATATAGATCAAATAGTTAAGAGTGGCGGAAAGTACAAAGATCGCAGTGATTTTTTGACACAAGCAGCATTACACCAAATAACTGGCGCAACTAGTTAGAAAATACGCCTCCCAATAAATGTCTATACACGTATAAGCAACGCACATAAACCGGGTAAGAGCTGGTCTTTCTCCAGCTCTCACCACCACACTAGCATTATGGTGGACCCCACTGTCAAGACAGTAAACCAACAAATTTAAGTTAAGTCCTGGCAGTGGTTTAAAGTTCCTCATGCAAAGTGAATTGCCTGAGGTGTTTTATAATTCAGCGACTGGTGCAACCGTTCAGTGTTGTAAAACTCAAAGTACTCATCCAGCCCTGTAAATAGCTCAGGAACAGTCTGAAACTCGTGCGTGTACAGCCATTCATACTTGACGGAACGCCACAACCTTTCGACAAAAATGTTATCCAGTGCTCGCCCTTTTCCATCCATACTGATGCGTATCTTTCGCTCCTGCAGAGGTGCCAGAAAATCATAACTGGTGAACTGGCAGCCCTGATCTGTATTGAATATATCGGGCTCACCTCGTTCAAGCGCACAATTCAACGCATGAATACAGAAGTCTGCATCCAACGTGTTCGACAGCTCCCAGCTGACCACGTAACGGATGTACCAGTCAATGATGGCGACAAGGTACATAAACCCCTGAGGCATCGGGCAGTACGTTATGTCAGTGTTCCACACCTGGTTAGGCCTTACAATGTCAACACCGTTCAGCAAATACGGATAAATCTTGTGCTCCTTGTTCCTCAGGCTGGTGCCTGGCTTTGGGCCGACAGCCTGTATGCCCATCAGCCTCATAAGCCGCTGTATACGCTTCCTGTTAACCGGGTATCCCTGAGCATTCAGCCACGCAGTTATCTTACGACTGCCGTAAAACGGTGTTCGTGTATATTGTTTATCAATCAGCCGCATCAGGTTCAGGTTTACAGCACTTTCCTGGGCTGGAGAAGCTTGGTAATACCAGCTTGACCTGTTTAAGCCGATCAGTTCGCATTGGCGCTGAACGCTCATCTCTGGATGATCCGGTTCTATGCACCTCCGCTTATCATCAATGGACATTGCCAGATTTTTTTTTCAACCAGTCCAGCTCCATTTTGAGTCGACCGATCTCTTGGTACAATGGCGCTGTGAGCGCATCTGGATCGACCTCAGGCTTTGTTCTGCCAAAGACCTCTGGAACTCCCTGGAGCAGTTGCCGCTTCCACCGGCTGACCTGAACAGCTGCGACTTCATGCTCGCTGGCCAGCTGATTTATGGTTTTATTTCCCTTGTAGGCTTCCAGTGCCACCTGTGCCTTAAATTCGGGCTTGTGTCGTTTTCTTTTTGCTGCCATGACTCCCTCCTGAAAGGGTATTTTATAGCCAGAAAACTTAACTTAGCTACCTGTCCAGTTTATGGGATCCATCATACATCTTCCGGATCCTTTTTATTCGGGCGAATCTTGGGTTGCCCTTTGAGCTTTTTCAGATGCCGGACTTCCTCACGCAGAGCAGAGTTCTCTGTGGTCAGTTTGCGAATCTGGGCATCCTGCTTTTCGATTTTGTCGAGCAGGTTATTGACCAGTGCTTTGAGTTCACTGACTTCAGTTTCAAGCGATGAGGTTTTTGATGGGTTCATGGGCTGGGATTATGCCCAATCTGGATGTTCAAAGTATTGATGTGTGTATGTTGACTTGCCTACGAATTTTGAGCAGTTACAAGAAAATCTACATCCGAAAAGCCCCTAAGATAAAGGGCTCAAGATGAACGACACATCAAAATTAAACAGCCGTTTTGTTCTCAGTTTTGTTCTCAAACGTCTTTTTTCAAGTATAAAAAAAGAGCTACATTTCTGTAACTCCTTGATTTGACTGGTCGGCGTGAGAGGATTCGAACCTCCGACCCTTTCGTCCCGAACGAAATGCGCTACCAGGCTGCGCTACACGCCGAGTATCATTTTCTGGTTCATTCTAGCGACTTGATTATCACTGTCAATCCTTACAGCCAAGCTAGCTCTGGACAATTTCATGTAAAAGACGACGATAAATATCAGTCATTGCCTGATCAAACAGAACAAATAAAACCTTTTCAGGATAAGGAGACTTTTTTAACCACTCAACAACGGTGGTGATAGCAATTTGTGCTGCTTCTTCGTGAGGGTAACCATAAACACCACAACTAATAGCAGGAAAGGCAATACTGGTCAGTTGTTCCTGCTTAGCAAGTTCCAGCGTCTTTTGATAACAGGAGCGAAGCAAGCCGGCTTCGCCTGACTCTCCACCCTGCCATACAGGACCAACAGTATGCAGGATTCTTTTTGCTGGAAGATTAAAGGCCGGAGTCGCTCGCACCTGCCCTGTAGGGCAGCCGTCGTATTCCCGGCAGGCCTGTTGAAGCTGTTCAGCTCCTGCCGCACGATGTATGGCTCCATCAACCCCGCCACCACCAGCCATACGGCTATTGGCAGCATTCACAATGCCATCGACAGCGATTTGGGTAATGTCGCCCTGTACGACTTTGATCCGACCTTTAATCATCACGTTTCACTTATTGCGCAGCTTGCGGCAATCCTTCATTGTTTCAGCAATCAGGTAGGCCAGCTCCAGAGCCTGATCTGCATTCAGGCGAGGGTCACAGTGAGTATGGTAGCGGTTGCCCAGGTTGTCGACCGTTACCGGGCGAGCTCCACCAATACATTCAGTGACATTCTGCCCTGTCATCTCAAAGTGAACACCACCAGCATAAGTACCTTCAGCACGGTGTACTTCAAAGAACTGCTTCACTTCACTCAGAATTTTTGAAACTTCACGGGTTTTATAGCCGTTATCAGCTTTAATCGTATTGCCGTGCATTGGGTCACAGCTCCACAGTACTTTTTTACCCTCTCGTTCAACGGCTCGAATCAGATCAGGCAGCCCTTTTTCAACGTTATCAGCACCCATGCGCACAATGACATTCAGGCGACCGGCTTCATTCTCCGGGTTCAGAAGATCAATCAGGCGAATCAAGTCTTCCGGAGGCAGAGTTGGTCCCGCTTTCAGGCCAATCGGATTATGGATACCCCTGGCAAACTCAACGTGCGCGCCGTCCACCTGACGAGTACGATCACCAATCCACAGCATGTGGGCAGAGCAGTCATACCAGTCACCTGTCAGGCTGTCGCGGCGGGTCATTGCCTGTTCATAAGGCAGCAACAGTGACTCATGGGAGGTATAAAGATCCGTTTCGCTGATAGCCGCCGAGTTTTCAGCCGAAATGCCACAGGCTTTCATAAAGTCGAGAGCTTCATCAATCCGGTCGGCAAGGTGCGAGTATTGCTCCGATTGAGGGCTGTTTGCCACAAAATCAAGGTTCCAGGCATGCACCTGCTCAAGGGAGGCCAGACCGCCCTGCGCAAAGGCGCGCAACAGATTCAGGGTAGAAGCCGCCTGATGGTAAGCCATCAACATACGTTCCGGGTCGGGTGTACGACTCTCTGCCGAAAAGTCCATGCCGTTGATAATATCACCACGATAGATAGGCAGTTCCAGACCATTAATGGTTTCCGTACCGAATGTACGCGGCTTGGCAAACTGACCCGCTACCCGGCCAACCTTGATCACTGGTGAACTGGCACCAAAGGTCAGAACCACCGCCATCTGCATCAGGACTTTAAAGGTGTCACGGATATTATCGGCACTGAACTCCAGAAAGCTCTCAGCACAATCTCCACCCTGCAGCAGGAAGGCATTACCCTCTGTCGCCTGAGCCAGGCGTCTGCGCAATTCGCGCACCTCACCAGCAAACACCAACGGAGGCATTTTACGCAGGCGGTTTTCAACCTGCTGCAGATGAGCCTTGTCTGGATACTCTGGCAACTGGATAACAGGCATCTCTCTCCAGCTGTCAATATTCCACTGCTTCATTCACTTCTCTCATGAATCAATTTTTAGTCAGCCCGCAATACTACAACAGATGTTTCAACAAAGCTGTGTCTTATACGTAAACATTTTTGCAGTTGCATAGGTAAACACCGTCGCCAGCATAACCCAAAAGACTCACAGACTGGCACATGAAAAAGATTACTAAAGTACCAATTTCAAATCCGTGCTTTACACAGAAAAAAATCACTGTTATACAGTGCATTACGAACCCAGCTAAGCAGTTTTACCTAAAGTGATTTTCCATCTATCTATGATCAGAGCCACGATGAAACGCACCATGATTATGCGATGCGGGGTCTGTTGTGGATAGCTGAAAGGCACAGAACAGGCCCCCGCATCGAAAACGATCCGGGGGCTTTTTTTCGGGTAAAAAAACCTTGCAGACTTTTTCAGCAAGGGAACCGGTGCAAAGTTAACAATCACCATGTGCAGATAATGCCGTTAATTCAGAACAAGCCAGTGTGACAAGGCCTGATTAACAGCATTTTCACAGACACAGCCATGAGCGAAAAATACGGTTTTCGTCACCTCTGGCGATGAAAATTGCATTTTCATAGTAAAAGGACAAGACAGTGAGTTATCTGAAACTGAGACTGGTCACCACAGGCAGCCTCGGCAACCTGGAAAAGGTTCTTCATTCCGACACCAGCTATGAACTGAAAATCAACCATTTATCGGCGGAACACAATATCGACCGTGACCACTATGAAGTAGAAATGTGTGTCTCCGGTTTTCAGACTCAGGATCAAGTCATCATGAAGCTGGCGAGTGAAAAAGAGATTCGTGAACTGACACCACTGCGCCGGTAACGACCACCATGGACATCAGAGAATTTATCCCTGATGTCCATGGAACGCTGCAACCGGGCGAGTCTCATCAGTGATCCATTCACTCCATGATCCCGGATAAAGTTTTGCCCCCGGCAGCCCGGCATACTCCATTGCCAATAGATTGTGGCACGCCGTAACGCCCGACCCACAATAGAAAACCGGCTTCAAGCCAGCAGGTAACAAGGCGTTAAAGGCCTGTCTGAGTGACTCTGCCGCAAGGAAGCGCCCTTCATCATCCATATTATCTGAAAACGGATGACACAGAGCCCCGGGAATATGCCCGGCTCTGGCATCAATGGGTTCAGACTCTCCTGCAAAACGCTCATAAGAGCGTGCATCCACAAGGCTAAAACAAGGGTCATCAAGCTGGCTGAGAATGTCCTGTGCAGAAACAGTGTTATCGTCGTTTAATTGGCTGATAAAGTGACTGATGTGGATCTTTGGCAGTTCTGAAGTCAGCGGATACCGACCTGCGAGCCAGGCTTTAAAGCCTCCATGAAGAACACTGACATGCTGCACACCAATCCAGCGCAGCTGCCACCAGGCCCTTGCGGCCATGGCATGACCGCCATCGTCATACACAACAACATGAGTATCGTCGTCAATCCCCCAGGAACGAACTCTTTCTACAAAAACATCGGGTTCAGGCAACGGGTGCCGTCCTGTTTTTCCAGGGATAATATCGCCTGACAGATCGTCTTCCAGATCGGCATAACAGGCACCCGGCAAATGGCTCTGGCTATAGAGAGAATGTCCCGCAGAGGGATTGGCAAGGTCATAACGGGCATCAATGATGATAATGCGCTCATTATTGAGCAGCGTAGCCAGGACTTCTGGCTCTATGAGTGGCGACATAACTATCCCATCAAATGCTGAATTAATGAGAGAATATCACGGGCAGAAGGAACACAACAACGACGCCTCAGCTCAGTCAA is from Endozoicomonas gorgoniicola and encodes:
- a CDS encoding sulfurtransferase is translated as MSPLIEPEVLATLLNNERIIIIDARYDLANPSAGHSLYSQSHLPGACYADLEDDLSGDIIPGKTGRHPLPEPDVFVERVRSWGIDDDTHVVVYDDGGHAMAARAWWQLRWIGVQHVSVLHGGFKAWLAGRYPLTSELPKIHISHFISQLNDDNTVSAQDILSQLDDPCFSLVDARSYERFAGESEPIDARAGHIPGALCHPFSDNMDDEGRFLAAESLRQAFNALLPAGLKPVFYCGSGVTACHNLLAMEYAGLPGAKLYPGSWSEWITDETRPVAAFHGHQG